From the genome of Haemophilus parainfluenzae, one region includes:
- the wbaP gene encoding undecaprenyl-phosphate galactose phosphotransferase WbaP, whose product MNRITWCKFILLMTDLLVLFSSLFIAYDVLDIARNGHFYFPLEEFDIYVLIHACISIVGVLWFWIRLRHYTYRKPFWFELKEIFRTLVILFIIELAIVAFSRLYVSRYFWSVTWCCIFILLPFARVMVKKLLIKTGMYLKETIIIGNGRNAKEVFDALNNESYLGFDIKLFVTTEDYDSEFIEGIPVMRHNPELLMKLVSPEFTQFILAIDEENKVKQDFWLRYLIRKGCRSISVIPDFRGIPLYGTDMSFLFSQEMVLFRVNNNLAKRSSKIMKRLFDIFAASFLLLLLLPFCIPLYFIIKRDGGSFIYGHPRIGQYKKEFKCLKFRTMVNNSDEVLEKILATDESARLEWEKDFKLKDDPRITPIGRWLRARSLDELPQLWNVLKGEMSLVGPRPIVKEELPYYQEDVDYYLMAKPGMTGLWQVSGRNNVSYDTRVYFDTWYAKNWSLWNDIVILLKTVKVVWKKTGAY is encoded by the coding sequence ATGAATAGAATTACATGGTGTAAATTTATCCTTTTAATGACGGATTTGTTAGTGTTATTTAGCTCGTTATTTATTGCTTATGACGTGTTAGATATTGCACGAAACGGTCATTTTTATTTCCCGTTAGAAGAATTTGATATTTATGTGTTGATTCATGCCTGCATATCCATCGTTGGCGTGTTATGGTTTTGGATACGGTTGCGTCATTACACATATCGAAAACCATTTTGGTTTGAGTTAAAAGAGATTTTTAGAACATTAGTTATTCTGTTTATTATTGAGCTTGCTATCGTGGCATTTTCTCGCCTTTATGTTTCTCGATATTTCTGGTCTGTTACTTGGTGTTGTATTTTTATCTTGCTGCCATTTGCTCGAGTTATGGTGAAGAAGCTATTAATCAAAACAGGTATGTATCTGAAAGAAACTATTATTATTGGTAATGGGCGTAATGCAAAAGAAGTTTTTGATGCATTAAATAATGAGTCTTATTTAGGGTTTGATATTAAATTATTTGTGACAACAGAGGATTATGATTCAGAGTTCATCGAAGGTATTCCCGTTATGCGACACAACCCTGAATTACTCATGAAATTAGTCTCACCAGAATTTACTCAGTTTATTTTAGCGATTGATGAAGAAAATAAGGTTAAGCAAGATTTTTGGCTGCGTTATTTAATTCGTAAAGGTTGTCGATCGATCTCTGTCATTCCTGACTTTCGCGGTATTCCGCTCTATGGTACAGATATGTCCTTTTTATTCAGCCAAGAAATGGTACTTTTTAGGGTGAATAATAATTTAGCCAAACGCTCATCTAAAATAATGAAGCGGCTCTTTGATATATTCGCAGCATCTTTTCTTCTGCTTTTGCTCTTACCATTCTGCATTCCTCTCTATTTTATAATTAAAAGAGATGGTGGAAGTTTTATTTATGGACATCCAAGAATTGGGCAGTATAAAAAGGAATTCAAATGCTTGAAGTTTAGAACAATGGTAAATAATTCAGATGAGGTGTTAGAAAAGATTTTAGCCACGGATGAAAGTGCAAGATTGGAATGGGAAAAAGATTTCAAACTTAAAGATGATCCACGCATTACACCAATAGGCAGATGGTTAAGAGCGAGAAGCCTAGATGAACTACCGCAACTTTGGAATGTACTAAAAGGTGAGATGAGTTTAGTTGGCCCCCGTCCAATTGTAAAAGAGGAATTACCTTACTATCAAGAAGATGTAGATTATTACCTTATGGCTAAACCAGGGATGACAGGCTTGTGGCAAGTGAGTGGGCGAAATAACGTGAGCTATGATACACGAGTTTATTTTGATACCTGGTATGCTAAAAACTGGTCTTTATGGAATGATATTGTGATTTTACTTAAAACAGTGAAAGTTGTTTGGAAGAAAACTGGAGCTTATTAG
- a CDS encoding glycosyltransferase family 2 protein, whose product MHTEKSICAVVVTFNRKALLLNCLNALKAQTHSLSHIVVIDNASTDGTADFLGEHGWTNNDTFTLITLPENMGGAGGFHEGIKYAFEQGFDYIWLMDDDGMPANDCLASLFPFATENNYLGPLVLDIKQPNKFCFPMRLPSTLKRLDTLADLKALEIKEKIDGIVIPFNGILLSSKVVEKVGFPLKEYFIWGDDMEYTARMKKYGVEIASIVDAYFYHPKDESLGMPMFFNKLHFNDTPSKLKLYCMCRNAISNHKKYSGYLHVFAFIFKTLWFYSLTKPSFSKLSIAIRGIFHGIMGDFSHHKDYLK is encoded by the coding sequence ATGCATACTGAAAAATCAATTTGTGCAGTGGTTGTGACGTTTAACCGCAAAGCATTATTATTAAATTGTTTAAATGCACTAAAAGCCCAAACACATTCGTTATCTCATATTGTAGTGATTGATAATGCCAGTACTGATGGCACTGCTGATTTTTTAGGTGAACATGGTTGGACAAATAATGATACTTTTACTTTGATCACTTTGCCCGAAAATATGGGCGGTGCAGGTGGATTTCATGAAGGGATCAAGTATGCGTTTGAACAAGGTTTTGATTATATTTGGTTGATGGATGATGATGGGATGCCTGCGAATGATTGTTTAGCGAGTTTATTCCCATTCGCGACAGAAAATAATTATTTAGGCCCATTGGTCCTTGATATTAAACAACCAAATAAATTTTGTTTTCCAATGCGATTACCTTCAACCTTGAAAAGATTAGATACGTTAGCTGATCTGAAAGCTTTAGAAATCAAAGAAAAAATAGACGGTATTGTTATTCCATTTAACGGTATTCTGCTTTCATCGAAAGTGGTTGAAAAAGTTGGCTTCCCTTTAAAAGAGTATTTTATTTGGGGGGATGACATGGAATACACGGCAAGAATGAAAAAGTATGGGGTAGAAATTGCGTCTATCGTGGATGCTTACTTCTATCATCCTAAGGATGAATCATTAGGTATGCCAATGTTTTTCAATAAATTACATTTTAATGATACTCCATCAAAGTTGAAGCTTTATTGCATGTGTAGAAATGCTATTTCTAATCACAAAAAGTACAGTGGTTATTTACATGTTTTTGCATTTATATTTAAAACCTTATGGTTTTATTCATTGACCAAACCGAGTTTTTCCAAATTAAGCATTGCTATCAGAGGAATCTTTCATGGCATAATGGGGGACTTCTCACATCACAAGGATTACTTAAAATAA
- a CDS encoding DUF4422 domain-containing protein, which produces MQKLTVLVITHKDYEFPHSACYRPLFVGGKITNGLKTKDFYQDNSGVSIAEKNSSFCELTGLYWAWKNSVFENNQYIGLVHYRRYFAGKGLHLKKKRIASESELLTILDKYDVILPRKRNYFIESIYSHYQHAHHIKDLDLTRDVITELQPEYLESFDAVMQGRKLHLYNMFVMSSEKASEYCHWLFSILFELEQRIDITQYDNYQKRVFGFIAERLFNVWILYNQLNVKYLPVVNLDGENLIKKGLNLLKRKFLR; this is translated from the coding sequence ATGCAAAAACTTACTGTATTAGTGATTACGCATAAAGACTATGAATTCCCTCATTCAGCATGTTATCGTCCGCTGTTTGTAGGGGGCAAGATTACAAATGGTCTAAAAACTAAGGACTTTTACCAAGATAATTCAGGTGTAAGTATCGCTGAGAAAAACAGTAGTTTTTGTGAGTTAACTGGGCTTTATTGGGCTTGGAAAAACAGTGTGTTTGAAAATAATCAATATATTGGCTTAGTACATTATCGTCGTTATTTCGCGGGTAAAGGATTACATTTGAAGAAAAAAAGAATTGCTTCAGAGTCAGAACTGTTAACCATTTTAGATAAATACGATGTGATTTTACCGCGAAAACGGAATTATTTTATCGAATCAATTTACTCTCATTACCAACATGCACATCATATCAAAGATCTTGATCTCACAAGAGACGTCATCACTGAATTGCAACCTGAATATTTAGAGAGTTTTGATGCCGTGATGCAAGGCCGTAAACTACATCTCTATAATATGTTTGTGATGTCATCAGAAAAAGCATCAGAATACTGTCACTGGCTTTTCTCTATATTGTTTGAATTAGAGCAGCGCATAGATATTACTCAGTATGATAATTATCAAAAAAGAGTCTTTGGGTTTATTGCAGAACGTTTGTTTAATGTTTGGATTCTGTATAATCAACTAAATGTGAAATATCTTCCTGTTGTAAATTTAGATGGTGAGAATTTGATTAAAAAAGGGCTTAATCTGTTAAAACGGAAATTTTTAAGGTAA
- a CDS encoding glycosyltransferase family 2 protein produces MNQKILTVSIAAYNVSKYLDEALEPFTNSMYKDELEVLIVDDGSKDDTAEIAKQYEERYPNTFKLVKKENGGWGSTLNKGIEIGTGKYFKQLDGDDYFSHENLDDFILYLKNTNADLIHSPFTTFSDKNGAILRTLSSGWDIPWRKDILISEIPLFCPAMHTVTVKLDILKNNHVTITEKCFYTDVEFVLKVMGFCKTFSYYELPIYYYRLARNGQSMSIEGVRKNWRDHLKMLSVMLDYEKKNITSERTKKIFKERLHWVCEWQYIFFFALNGTKEHKDALIAFDRELKENYPDYYNSIENGAVKFLRKVSFFGYGIVGKIQTLRDKKRKINIFEGV; encoded by the coding sequence ATGAACCAAAAAATTTTAACTGTATCTATTGCTGCATATAACGTTTCTAAATATTTAGATGAGGCATTAGAACCATTTACTAATTCTATGTATAAGGATGAGCTTGAAGTCTTAATAGTTGATGATGGTTCTAAAGATGATACTGCTGAGATAGCTAAACAATATGAAGAAAGATACCCTAATACTTTTAAATTAGTTAAAAAGGAAAATGGTGGTTGGGGATCAACATTAAATAAAGGAATTGAGATTGGCACGGGTAAGTATTTTAAACAATTAGATGGTGATGATTATTTCTCTCATGAAAATTTAGATGATTTTATTCTCTATCTCAAAAATACAAATGCAGATCTGATTCATTCTCCTTTCACAACTTTTTCCGATAAGAATGGGGCTATTTTAAGAACACTATCCTCAGGGTGGGATATCCCTTGGAGAAAAGATATTTTAATCTCTGAAATACCTTTATTTTGTCCTGCGATGCATACTGTAACTGTGAAATTAGATATTTTAAAAAATAATCATGTTACTATCACGGAGAAATGTTTCTATACTGATGTTGAATTTGTGTTGAAAGTGATGGGGTTTTGCAAGACCTTCTCCTATTACGAATTACCTATTTACTACTATCGATTAGCTAGAAATGGTCAAAGTATGAGCATAGAGGGCGTTCGAAAAAATTGGCGAGATCATCTCAAAATGTTATCGGTAATGTTAGATTATGAAAAGAAAAATATAACTTCAGAGAGAACTAAAAAGATTTTTAAAGAAAGATTACATTGGGTATGTGAGTGGCAATATATATTCTTTTTTGCCTTAAATGGTACTAAAGAGCATAAAGATGCGCTAATTGCCTTTGATAGAGAATTAAAAGAGAATTATCCTGATTATTATAATAGTATAGAAAATGGGGCAGTTAAGTTTTTAAGAAAAGTTAGTTTCTTTGGGTATGGCATAGTGGGTAAAATCCAAACGCTTAGAGATAAAAAGAGAAAAATTAATATTTTTGAGGGAGTGTAA
- a CDS encoding glycosyltransferase family 2 protein yields the protein MLVDVSIIIPFYNTPHLMLRKALDSILEQSFINFEVLLINDGSKKDYSHLEKEYSQDKRIKFFTQENLGVSAARNKGIEIACGKYIVFHDADDFVENNFLYSLIKNIRNSDLVVCSIDEQWFPVSDGYMDIRSFLSKPSMYNYVQYTNFSVNKLFKREILIDNNIKFDTTLKLGEDALFISDYLKHCRWIRTIRQRLYHYIPHASSATNKYDEKYWDYEKSVISTQLKMFSTYPLNEFEQAFLSHWLYIKIRGCLFYYLWHEKNIKLRDNILNEILNSSFIDEVYDCNKDVCFSKVDKLVIMLWKKYKLSGIKLSYYAKLLSNKYGFIKRFLLM from the coding sequence ATGTTAGTTGATGTATCTATTATAATACCGTTTTACAATACACCTCATCTTATGCTAAGAAAGGCTCTAGATTCTATTCTAGAGCAAAGCTTTATAAATTTTGAAGTGCTGCTTATTAATGATGGAAGTAAAAAAGATTATTCTCATTTAGAAAAAGAATACTCTCAAGATAAAAGAATAAAGTTCTTCACCCAGGAAAATCTTGGGGTGTCAGCAGCTAGAAATAAAGGAATTGAGATTGCTTGTGGAAAATATATTGTTTTTCACGATGCTGATGACTTTGTTGAAAATAATTTTCTCTATTCTTTGATAAAAAATATAAGAAACTCTGATCTTGTTGTTTGTAGCATTGATGAACAGTGGTTCCCAGTATCAGATGGTTACATGGATATTAGATCCTTTTTATCTAAGCCAAGTATGTATAATTATGTTCAATATACTAATTTTTCTGTAAATAAACTCTTTAAAAGAGAAATTTTAATTGATAATAATATTAAATTTGATACAACCTTAAAACTAGGGGAGGATGCTTTATTTATTTCTGATTACTTAAAGCATTGTAGATGGATAAGAACAATTAGACAAAGATTGTATCATTATATTCCTCATGCATCTTCAGCAACTAATAAATATGATGAAAAATATTGGGATTATGAAAAGTCTGTTATATCAACTCAATTGAAAATGTTTTCTACCTATCCACTTAACGAGTTTGAGCAGGCTTTTTTATCTCATTGGCTTTATATTAAAATAAGAGGTTGTCTATTTTATTATCTATGGCATGAAAAAAATATTAAACTAAGGGACAATATTCTAAATGAAATCCTTAACTCATCCTTTATTGATGAAGTATATGATTGTAATAAAGATGTTTGTTTCTCTAAAGTTGATAAGTTAGTGATCATGCTATGGAAAAAATATAAGTTGAGTGGAATTAAGCTTAGTTATTACGCCAAATTGTTATCAAATAAATATGGTTTTATTAAAAGATTTTTATTGATGTGA
- the glf gene encoding UDP-galactopyranose mutase, with translation MKKFLLVGAGFSNAVIARELAEKGYKTVVIDSRSHVAGNCHSERDAETNVMVHVYGPHIFHTDNERVWNYVNNFGEFMPFVNRVKTISQGAVYSLPINLHTINQFFGKTCSPKEAKALIEAQADLSITDPQTFEEQAMRFVGKDLYKAFFYGYTKKQWGVEPKELPASILKRLPVRFNYDDNYFAHKFQGMPKNGYTQIVEAILDHENIEVRLNTPFAESMKAEFDHIFWSGPLDAYFGFELGRLGYRTLDFEAFRDEGDFQGNAVMNYGDEEVPYTRISEHKHFAPWEQHEKTICYREFSRLCGENDIPYYPIRLVKDKALLQQYVEKANKETQVTFVGRLGTYRYLDMDVTIKEALETADVVKESLEKQTALKPFYVNMD, from the coding sequence ATGAAAAAATTCTTACTAGTAGGCGCAGGTTTCTCCAACGCCGTTATCGCTCGCGAATTAGCAGAGAAAGGTTATAAAACGGTTGTTATCGATTCTCGTAGCCATGTGGCAGGTAACTGTCACTCTGAACGTGATGCTGAAACAAATGTAATGGTGCATGTTTATGGCCCACATATTTTCCATACTGATAATGAGCGAGTATGGAATTATGTGAACAACTTTGGTGAGTTTATGCCATTTGTTAATCGCGTAAAAACGATTAGCCAAGGTGCGGTTTATTCTCTCCCAATTAATTTGCATACGATTAACCAATTCTTTGGCAAAACGTGTTCACCGAAAGAAGCAAAAGCGTTAATTGAAGCACAAGCAGATTTGTCTATTACTGATCCACAAACCTTTGAAGAGCAAGCAATGCGTTTTGTAGGTAAGGATTTGTATAAAGCTTTCTTCTATGGTTACACTAAAAAACAATGGGGTGTTGAGCCAAAAGAGTTACCGGCAAGCATTTTAAAACGCTTACCTGTGCGTTTTAACTATGACGATAACTACTTCGCACATAAATTCCAAGGTATGCCGAAAAACGGTTATACACAAATTGTAGAAGCGATTTTAGATCATGAAAATATTGAAGTGCGTTTAAATACGCCATTTGCTGAATCAATGAAAGCAGAATTTGATCACATTTTCTGGTCTGGTCCTTTAGATGCGTACTTCGGATTTGAATTAGGTCGCCTAGGTTATCGCACCTTAGATTTCGAGGCATTCCGTGATGAAGGCGATTTCCAAGGTAATGCGGTAATGAACTATGGTGATGAAGAGGTACCATATACTCGTATTTCAGAACATAAACACTTTGCACCATGGGAACAACACGAGAAAACAATTTGTTATCGTGAATTTAGTCGTCTGTGTGGTGAAAATGATATTCCGTATTACCCGATTCGTTTAGTGAAAGATAAAGCACTTTTACAACAATATGTAGAAAAGGCAAATAAAGAGACACAAGTGACTTTCGTTGGTCGTTTAGGTACTTATCGTTATTTAGATATGGATGTGACGATTAAAGAGGCCTTAGAAACAGCTGATGTTGTGAAAGAATCGTTAGAAAAACAGACCGCACTTAAACCATTCTATGTGAATATGGATTAA
- the pepB gene encoding aminopeptidase PepB, with protein sequence MQITLSTAPASESWGKNAILSFKQDQAIIHLKDDEKSNLVLVQKAARKLRGQGIKDVELMGDAWELENCWAFYQGFYTAKQDYSIEFPHLEDEPQDELLARIECGDFVRGIINEPAQTLTPVKLAERAAEFISKQAESYADKSAVSFQIISGEALKEQGYHGIFTVGRGSINPPAMLQLDFNPTNDPNAPVLACLVGKGITFDSGGYSIKPSDGMSTMRTDMGGAALLTGALGFAIAHGLNQRVKLYLCCAENLVSGNAFKLGDIITYKNGVTAEILNTDAEGRLVLADGLIEADSQNPQFIVDCATLTGAAKVAVGNDYHSVLSMDDSLVNSLFQAAKEENEPFWRLPFEAFHRSQITSSFADIANTGTAPVVAGASTATAFLSYFVKNYQQRWLHIDCSATYRKSGSDLWAVGATGIGVKTLANLLVTKAS encoded by the coding sequence ATGCAAATTACATTATCAACGGCTCCCGCTTCGGAGAGTTGGGGCAAAAATGCCATTTTAAGTTTTAAGCAAGATCAAGCTATTATTCACCTTAAAGATGATGAAAAATCGAACCTTGTTTTAGTGCAAAAAGCCGCACGCAAGTTACGTGGACAAGGCATTAAAGACGTTGAACTTATGGGTGATGCATGGGAATTAGAAAATTGCTGGGCATTTTATCAAGGTTTTTACACGGCGAAGCAAGATTATTCGATTGAGTTTCCTCATTTAGAGGATGAGCCACAAGATGAATTATTAGCTCGTATCGAGTGCGGTGATTTTGTGCGTGGAATTATTAATGAGCCGGCACAAACCCTTACGCCGGTTAAATTAGCTGAACGCGCGGCTGAGTTTATTTCTAAACAAGCCGAAAGTTATGCCGATAAAAGTGCGGTCAGTTTTCAAATCATTTCTGGTGAAGCATTAAAAGAGCAAGGTTATCACGGGATCTTTACGGTGGGTCGTGGTTCTATTAATCCACCAGCTATGTTGCAATTAGATTTTAACCCGACCAATGATCCTAATGCGCCGGTATTAGCGTGTTTGGTCGGTAAAGGTATTACTTTTGATAGTGGCGGTTATAGCATCAAACCAAGTGATGGCATGAGCACCATGCGTACCGATATGGGTGGTGCTGCGTTATTAACAGGAGCGTTAGGGTTTGCAATTGCGCACGGTTTAAATCAACGTGTAAAACTCTATCTATGCTGTGCAGAAAACTTGGTGAGCGGTAATGCGTTTAAATTGGGTGATATCATTACCTATAAAAATGGTGTAACTGCTGAGATTTTAAATACTGATGCGGAAGGGCGTTTAGTGTTAGCAGACGGTTTAATTGAGGCCGATAGCCAAAATCCACAATTTATTGTCGATTGTGCAACCTTAACTGGTGCGGCGAAAGTGGCAGTGGGTAATGATTACCACAGCGTGCTTTCTATGGATGATTCGTTGGTAAATAGCTTATTCCAAGCCGCGAAAGAAGAAAATGAACCGTTCTGGCGTTTACCTTTTGAAGCGTTCCATCGTAGCCAAATCACTTCTTCTTTTGCGGATATTGCAAATACGGGTACAGCACCAGTTGTGGCAGGGGCAAGTACTGCAACGGCATTTTTATCGTATTTTGTGAAGAACTATCAACAACGTTGGTTGCATATTGACTGTTCGGCTACTTATCGTAAATCAGGTAGTGATTTATGGGCGGTAGGTGCAACCGGAATTGGTGTGAAAACTTTAGCAAATTTATTAGTAACGAAAGCAAGTTAA
- the ndk gene encoding nucleoside-diphosphate kinase — MVERTFSIIKPDAVKRHLIGAILGRFESQGFRVVALKMVKLTKEQAEGFYAEHQGKPFFEPLVEYMLSGPIVVSVLEKENAVKDYRTLIGSTNPAEAAEGTIRKDFALSQRENSVHGSDSVDSAKREIAYFFVDSEIQP; from the coding sequence ATGGTAGAACGTACTTTTTCGATTATCAAACCCGATGCAGTAAAGCGTCATTTAATTGGTGCTATTTTAGGGCGTTTTGAATCACAAGGATTTCGTGTTGTTGCACTTAAAATGGTGAAATTAACCAAGGAACAAGCGGAAGGTTTCTATGCGGAACACCAAGGCAAACCGTTTTTTGAGCCGTTGGTGGAGTATATGCTCTCTGGTCCGATAGTGGTTTCTGTATTGGAAAAAGAAAATGCCGTAAAAGATTACCGTACTTTGATTGGTTCAACGAATCCAGCTGAGGCGGCAGAAGGAACTATCCGTAAAGACTTCGCGTTAAGTCAGCGTGAAAATTCTGTTCATGGTTCTGATAGCGTTGACAGCGCAAAACGAGAAATTGCTTATTTCTTTGTAGATTCAGAAATCCAGCCGTAA
- the rfbB gene encoding dTDP-glucose 4,6-dehydratase codes for MKRILITGGSGFIGSALIRYIINQTQDSVINVDKLTYAANQSALKEVENNPRYAFEKVDICDLKEIESVFEKYQPDAVMHLAAESHVDRSITGAADFIQTNIVGTYTLLEVAKNYWHTLDEAKKSAFRFHHISTDEVYGDLSLSESAFTEHSPYHPSSPYSASKAASDHLVRAWHRTYGLPVIITNSSNNYGAYQHAEKLIPLMISNAVMGKPLPIYGDGQQIRDWLFVEDHVQALYLVLTKGRVGESYNIGGNCEKTNLEVVKTICQLLEELAPNKPIHIKYYEDLITFVKDRPGHDVRYSLDCSKIHAELGWQPQITFEQGLRQTVKWYLENNR; via the coding sequence GTGAAACGCATCCTCATCACCGGCGGTTCCGGCTTCATCGGTTCCGCCCTTATTCGATATATCATTAATCAGACTCAAGATTCTGTTATCAATGTTGATAAGCTGACCTATGCTGCAAATCAATCAGCTTTGAAAGAGGTGGAAAATAATCCTCGTTATGCTTTTGAAAAAGTTGATATCTGTGATCTTAAAGAGATAGAAAGCGTTTTCGAGAAATATCAGCCGGATGCGGTGATGCATTTGGCGGCAGAAAGTCATGTTGATCGTTCTATTACAGGAGCGGCTGATTTTATTCAAACCAATATTGTGGGTACTTATACATTGTTAGAGGTTGCTAAGAATTATTGGCACACCTTAGACGAAGCTAAAAAATCTGCCTTTCGATTCCACCATATTTCTACAGATGAAGTGTATGGGGATTTATCCCTTTCCGAATCAGCCTTTACCGAACATTCCCCTTATCATCCGAGTAGTCCTTATTCAGCCTCAAAAGCGGCGAGTGATCATTTGGTGCGTGCTTGGCATCGCACGTATGGTTTGCCGGTGATTATCACAAACAGTTCCAATAACTATGGGGCTTATCAACACGCTGAAAAGCTTATCCCTTTAATGATTTCAAATGCTGTGATGGGAAAGCCTTTGCCAATTTATGGTGATGGGCAGCAGATTCGTGATTGGTTATTTGTGGAAGATCATGTTCAAGCCTTATATTTAGTTTTAACAAAAGGTCGAGTCGGGGAAAGCTATAATATCGGTGGAAATTGTGAAAAAACAAACCTTGAAGTGGTTAAAACAATTTGCCAATTACTCGAAGAACTTGCACCAAATAAGCCTATTCACATTAAGTATTACGAAGATTTAATTACTTTTGTAAAAGACCGACCTGGTCACGATGTACGATATTCATTGGATTGTTCTAAAATTCATGCAGAATTAGGTTGGCAACCGCAAATAACCTTTGAACAAGGACTTCGTCAGACGGTAAAATGGTACTTAGAGAATAATAGATAA
- a CDS encoding acyltransferase family protein codes for MKSKNFIYLSRLDHLRFFAAILVVFFHFKGINFSSFTSSNIFEKFARVWVEHGHTGVSLFLVLSAFLFTLICAAGEKQIVYWKFIYNRVLRIFPLLTLVIFAVITVNRANSSPLDILRVFTLQLNTGNPDTGWGQEYFPSGPIWTIAVEFQFYLLFPFLISFYTKYGKKYLFLLILMMMMFRGMIVFLNDRWIYYNLYHSIVGRIDQFIIGILFGVLYIEKVFTKNRLILLSLIILSIVSLTFILKYNIPAEQNKFLSSVIDFPLEAVFYGIIIVSYLMIEIPSNKLGAGVSKFFAWLGGLSFSIYLLHLPVAMIISDLLGLSEPTNLAESIGNNLIRLPFIIVMAALSFYSIEKPFMSLRTKYFKE; via the coding sequence ATGAAATCTAAGAATTTTATATACCTATCAAGATTGGATCATCTAAGATTTTTTGCAGCCATATTGGTTGTTTTTTTTCATTTCAAAGGAATTAACTTCTCTAGCTTTACTTCTTCAAATATATTTGAGAAGTTTGCTAGAGTTTGGGTTGAACATGGGCATACAGGTGTTAGTCTTTTTCTAGTTTTAAGTGCTTTTCTATTTACCTTAATTTGTGCAGCAGGAGAGAAGCAAATAGTTTATTGGAAATTTATTTATAATAGAGTGTTAAGGATTTTTCCTTTACTTACTTTGGTTATTTTTGCTGTGATAACTGTAAATAGAGCTAACTCATCCCCTTTAGATATTTTAAGAGTATTTACTCTTCAGTTGAATACAGGGAATCCTGATACAGGGTGGGGGCAGGAATATTTTCCTTCAGGCCCTATTTGGACTATAGCTGTTGAATTTCAATTTTACTTGTTATTTCCATTTTTAATTTCTTTTTATACCAAATATGGTAAGAAATATCTCTTTTTACTTATTTTAATGATGATGATGTTTAGAGGAATGATTGTTTTTCTTAATGATAGATGGATTTATTATAATTTGTATCATTCAATAGTAGGGAGGATTGACCAATTTATTATTGGTATATTGTTTGGTGTGTTATATATAGAGAAAGTATTTACCAAAAATAGACTAATTCTTCTTTCTCTAATTATTTTATCTATAGTAAGTTTGACATTTATTCTAAAGTATAATATTCCTGCAGAGCAGAATAAATTTTTATCTTCAGTTATTGATTTTCCTCTGGAGGCTGTTTTTTACGGAATTATAATTGTTTCCTATTTAATGATTGAGATTCCTTCAAATAAATTAGGGGCAGGAGTAAGTAAGTTTTTTGCTTGGTTAGGTGGTTTGAGCTTTTCTATTTATCTTTTGCACCTTCCTGTAGCTATGATTATATCGGATCTGTTAGGTTTGTCAGAACCAACTAACTTAGCGGAAAGTATAGGGAATAATTTAATTAGATTACCATTTATTATTGTGATGGCGGCCTTATCATTTTACTCTATCGAAAAACCTTTTATGAGTCTAAGAACTAAATATTTTAAAGAATAA